The sequence AAAAACTTTTCGTCACGAAGCATCTTAAAAGCCGTAAGGCGTAATTCTTTTTCGTCGGGGATATCTCCTGAGACGTAATAAGGGATACCGCAGCCGCCGTAAGAAATGAGATCGTCTTTGTCTATCATGATCACTTCGGCTTGAGGGTTAAGGCGCTTGGCCCGGCAGGCTGCACGAGGCCCTGCGGCCACGGCTCCGATAACGACTATTCTTTCCGCCATGATTGCCCTCCAAAGGGATTTGTTTTTCGAAGTAGCAACACAATACCTTTAGCGCAAGTTTTTTTGTTAAAAAATTAGGATTTTTTTTGATAAAAAATATCCTGAAATAGCGGAAATGTTTTAAAATCTGTTTATCTTTTAAAGTGAAAGAAATTTTCTAATTTTCCCTGCAGGAGGGTGGTGAAAATGAAAAAAGAAAGAATCCTCAAGAAAGACTGGCCGGAATTCTTAAAAAAGTTTAACGCCGAGCATCAATTTCGACCTGTTTGCGTGTTGGTGGGTGGCCATGAGGTATGTCGCGATATGCCTTTTCTTGGCCTGGTTTACGAAGCCAAGAAAAAAGACGTTGAAGTAATCGTTGGCGGTGTTGATGTTGAACATACCGAACATCTTGTTCATACTTTACGCTCTCCCAGGGCGATATACGTCCTGCGCGAAAATGGTGAAGTAAAGGGCATAGAGGTTCAATCAGCCAAAGAAGATAATCTCGTGGTTGAGTTTATCGGTCCTCCAGAAGAAGCACAACGTATGAAAAAAGAACTTATCGAAAAAATTGCTTATGAGCTTTATCTCAGGCGAGGCAAAGAACCTGGTAAAGCCTTAGACGACTGGCTTGAAGCCGAACGCATTGTAGAAAAGGCTTCCAAAATGTATATTTAGGCCCTCTTTTCAGTTTTTAGAAAAAGCGTTATGGATAATAGCGCCCTAAGGGGCGCTTAATTTTTTCATGCAAAAGGTCTAGCGTTATGTCCAAATTAAAAGAAGCACTTATCAAAGTTTCTGAAGGAAAAGACCTAAGCCCTAACGAGACCGAAGCCGCTTTTGCAGAGATTGTTACGGGAGATTTTGACGAAAGAGTCCTTGCTGGGCTCTTGGTGGGGCTTAAGGTAAAAGGCGAAACCTGGGAAGAGATTGCAGCAGTTGCCCGTACACTTCGTAAGGCAGCCCTTAAAGTGCCGCACAACGTTCCTCCAGAAGAACCCCTGGTTGACACCTGCGGCACAGGAGGAGACCGTAAGGGCACGTTCAATGTCTCCACAGCAGCGGCTTTTGTGGTTGCAGCTGCGGGCATCAAAGTTGCCAAACACGGTAATCGTTCTGTTTCCAGCAAATGCGGCAGTGCCGATGTCTTAGAGGCCCTGGGAGTCAAGATTGACATGCCCCCTGAAATGGCGGCAGAGTGTCTTTCCTCCTGCGGGATATGTTTTCTTTTTGCGCCTCTTTATCACCCGGCGATGAAAAACGTGGCCCCGGTGCGTAAGGCCCTTTCTTTGCGTACTATTTTTAATCTCGTGGGGCCGCTTCTTAATCCTGCGGGAGCAAATACCCAGGTGCTTGGGGTGTCTGACTTTCGCCTTACGGAAAAAATGGCTTTTGCCTTGGATGCCCTTGGTTCTAAAAGGGCTTTGGTTGTTTTTGGTGAGGGCGGCTACGACGAGTTCGTGGTCACAGGTTCAACCAAAGTTTCTGAGCTAAGAGAAGGCCGTATCACCACTTACTATGTTGATCCACCTGATGTTGGCCTTGAGCTTTGTGAAGAACCAGAGGAACTGCTTGGCGGGGACGCTGAAGAAAACGCTCGCATTATTAGAGAGATTCTTTTAGGAAAAGAAACTGGCCCAAAGCGCGACATGGTGGCGCTTAATGCAGGGGCAGCTATTTATGCGGCTGAAGCAGTTATAGACCTTAAGGCTGGTGTTAAAAAGGCCTTGGAGATACTGTCGGCTGGCAAGGCCATAGACAAGCTTGAAGAGCTGGTGGCTTTCAGCCAGCGCCATACCCAATAGCGCTATGAAGATAGGCATTATAGGACTTCCTCAAAGCGGTAAAACTACTATTTTTCGGGCAGCAGCTGGTGAGGCTGCCGGGCAGGTTGAAGAAAAAGGCGGGATTGCCCGGGCAGTGGTAAAAGTTCCTGACGCGAGACTCAAAGTTCTTAGCGATATTTTTTCTTCTGCAAAGATTACCCCTGCTACCGTGCAATACCTTGATTTGTCTTTTGATTTGCGAGAAAGGGAAGGAAGAGGAAAAGAGCTTGAGCGTATGCTTCATGAGCTTAAGCCTGCAGACGCCTTGATCATGGTGGTGCGTAATTTTGAGCTAGCCGGCCTTTCCCCTGAGCCACAAGCGGATCTTGATATTCTTCACGAAGAACTCATTCTTTCGGACCTTGCCATTGTAGAAAGACGCCTTGAACGC comes from Thermodesulfatator atlanticus DSM 21156 and encodes:
- a CDS encoding DUF2934 domain-containing protein, with product MKKERILKKDWPEFLKKFNAEHQFRPVCVLVGGHEVCRDMPFLGLVYEAKKKDVEVIVGGVDVEHTEHLVHTLRSPRAIYVLRENGEVKGIEVQSAKEDNLVVEFIGPPEEAQRMKKELIEKIAYELYLRRGKEPGKALDDWLEAERIVEKASKMYI
- the trpD gene encoding anthranilate phosphoribosyltransferase, with product MSKLKEALIKVSEGKDLSPNETEAAFAEIVTGDFDERVLAGLLVGLKVKGETWEEIAAVARTLRKAALKVPHNVPPEEPLVDTCGTGGDRKGTFNVSTAAAFVVAAAGIKVAKHGNRSVSSKCGSADVLEALGVKIDMPPEMAAECLSSCGICFLFAPLYHPAMKNVAPVRKALSLRTIFNLVGPLLNPAGANTQVLGVSDFRLTEKMAFALDALGSKRALVVFGEGGYDEFVVTGSTKVSELREGRITTYYVDPPDVGLELCEEPEELLGGDAEENARIIREILLGKETGPKRDMVALNAGAAIYAAEAVIDLKAGVKKALEILSAGKAIDKLEELVAFSQRHTQ